The Kribbella sp. NBC_00662 nucleotide sequence GCATCGAAATGCTTCCGGCTCCGTTCGTAGAGGTGCTGCAATCCCTCCAGATCAAGGGATTCCGCGGTTCCGTCCTCCTCGAGCAGCTGCTCGATCATCATCCCGTACTGCGTGCCCCAGTCGCCGACGTGGTTCTGTCGGATCACGTCGTACCCGACGTACTGCAGCACGTTGCACAGCGCGTCGCCGATCACCGTCGACCGCAGATGGCCGACGTGCATCTGCTTCGCCACGTTCGGCTGTGAATAGTCGACGACGACCCGTTGACCGTTGCTGGTAAAGGTTTCCGGCTCGTTGACCGCCTTGGCCAGCGTCGCCGGCAGCAGAGTCAGGTTGATGAACCCCGGTCCGGCAATCGACGGACTCTCGCAGAGGTCATCGACCTGCAGCTTCTCGAGGATGAGCCCTGCTACCGCTCGCGGCGGCATGCCTTGTGCGTTGCCGATTCTGAGCGCGAGATTGCTCTGGTAGTGGCCGAACTCGGGCTTGGTCGCCGCTCTCAGCTCGGGGTCGTACGGCGTGCCGAAGGCGGCCTCGGCGGCAGCGGACAGTCTGGTGGCAAGGACAGGCAGAACTGCGGACATAACGGGGTCCTTCGAGGAGACGCGACTGGAACAGGCTGGGGTGTTCAGACAGTGCGTCGTCGTCGCAGGCTGAAGCTCACGCGCAGGGCGTGGGAGACCTTCAGGCTGATCGACATGTCACCCATTATGCATGAAGTACGCCGACGGCGCGGGTGACCGGTCGGCCAACGGCACGATCGCCGGCACGTCGGTCTCGCCCAGGAAGACCCGTCGTACGACGCGCTCCGCCGCCTGCCCGTCGTCGAACTCACAGAACTTCTCGCGGTACAGGTGCCGGTGCTTGGCCGCCTCCGGCGAGGCGAACGTCCCGTTCCGCAACGCGGCGAACAGCTCCTCGGACGACCGCGCCACGACGCCGGGCGGGAAGTCGGTGACGTCGAAGTACGTCCCGCGCCGGCCGTTGTAGAAATCCTGGTCCTCGACGTGCAGCAGGATCGGCCGGTCCAGGTTCGCGTAGTCGAAGGTGATCGACGAATAGTCCGAGATCAGTACGTCGGCCGCCAGCATCAGGTCCTCGACCCGCGGGTGCCGGGACACGTCGAGCACCTTGCCGGACTGCGATTCCGGTGCCTTCGACAACGAGTAGTGCGTTCGCACCAGCACCCGGCCGTGGTCGCCGGCCGCGTTCGCCAACTGGTCCAGGTCGAGCCGGATACCGGTGCCGCCGAGATCCATCACGCCGGTCGGCATCCGGACCGAGTCGACCCCGTCGCGGAACGTCGGCGCGTAGAGGATCACCAGGTGCGAGTCGTCGTACCCCAGACTCGAGCGGATCGCCCGGACCTCGTCGAGGGTCGCGGTGAGCAGCCGGTCGTTGCGCGGGTAGCCGTACTCGAGCTCCTCGAAGTACGACGGATAGGTGCGCTCCCAGATCTCGGACGAGTACCGGTTCGAGGAGAGGTTGTAGTCCCAGCGGTCGACCTCGCGCATCAGTTCCTCGAGGTCGAGGCCCTTGCCGGCCTGCGGGAAGTTGCGCAGATCGGTGCCCATCGTCTTCAGCGGCGTACCGTGCTGGGTCTGCAGGTGGATCTGACCCTCGCGCTTCTCCAGCTCCTTCGGCCAGTTCATGTTGCTGACGAAGTACGTCGCCTTGCTGAGCAGCTTCTCGTACGCCGGGGAGTCCGCGACGACGTACTCGACCCCCTCGGGGATCGCACTCAGGTGGTCGTTGTCGACCACCCAGACCCCGCGGATGTGCGGCGCCAGCTCGGCCGCCTTCTCGTAGATCGCTCGCGGGTTGCAGGCGTACTGCTTGAACCAGTACGCCGTGTACGCGGCCAGGTTCGGGTCGAGCTTGCCGCGGCGCATCATCTTGCGGACCGTCTTGCGCGGGCTCTGGCCGTGCAGCATCCGCGAGCTCAGCTTCAGGGTCGAGTAGGTCGCGTAGTCGTCATGGATCAGCAGCCAGCGTTTGAAGCCACGAGCCGTCCGGTCGGCGGTGTAGCCCTCGGGCTTCCAGCGTTTGGCGAACGCATGGGCCGCGTGGAAGAACTCGGCCCGGTCGTCGGTGTCGATCCGCTCGGGCTTCGCGAGTACGGCGACGATGTGGTCGAGCGACCGATCGAAGGCGAACCGGCGCCAGCCGGCCAGCTCCGGGTCGGACTGGATGAACGCGTGCACCCGGTCGTACTGGTCGAAGATGTCCCACTGCCGGCGCCCGCTGGTCGCGTGGATGTTCCCGCCGGTCCGATGCTGGCGGTAGTGCACGACGGTCCGGTCCAGGGTGGCGATCCGCTCCGCGGTCAGCATCGTCGAGTAGGTCCAGGGCGCGTCCTCGTAGAAGCCGGAGGTGAACGCGAAGCCGTGCCGGGTGAGGAACTCCCGCCGGTACGCCTTGTTCCAGACCACCTCGAGGAAGGTCAGGAAGATCGGCCGCTCGGCCGCGGTGAACACCCCGGCGCCCTCGCGCGCGAACGCGTCGTGCCGCTGGCTGCCGACCACCCGGCCGTCCCAGAAGATCCGCTCGTAGTCGAACATCACGATGTCCGGCTGACGAGTGTCGTCGATCCGGGCGGCGATCGCCTCCAGCGAGCCGGGCAGCCAGCTGTCGTCCGCGTCCAGGAACAGCACGTACTCGCCGCGGCACTCCTTCAGCCCGGCATTCCGGGTCAGCCCGAGCCCGACGTTCTCATCGAGGTGCAGCGCCCGCACCCGCGGATCGGCCGCGGCGTACTCGTCCAGGATCCGCCCGGACCCGTCCGGTGCCGCGTCGTCGACCCCGATCACCTCGAAGTCGGTGAACGACTGGCTCAACACAGAGTCCAAGCACGGCCGCAACCACGCCCGCGAGGCATGGCAGGGGACCACGATGCTGAACCTGGGGACGGTGCCGAGCGCCATACGACGTCATCCTAGGCCGTGTCTGGTGGTCCCACGTCGTAGCGAGCAGGTGCTCGGCGCGGTAGCTCGGCGCGCTGGAGCGAAGGGCGCGATGCGGATCCATCATGACCTTTGCTCCAGTGCGGCGAGATGCCGTGCCGAGTGCCGCACAGTAGACGTGGGGCCGCCAGGCACGGCCTAGGCTGCGGGCATGAGTAGTGATGTGTTCGAGCCTTTGGCCGGTCTCGAGGGGGTTGGGTCGGCGGCGCGGGCGGCTCGGGATGCGGTGGACGTGCTGCTGCGGGACCGGGGGTTGCGCCGGGTCGGGTCGGACATGACCGCCGAGGCCCTGTTGCGCGGTGCCCACGCCTCCGCGGCGCTGGCCGGCAGTACGTCGACGCCGGAGGAGGTACGCCGTGGCGCGGCCGACGGACTGGCCTCCGGCGCGGTCCGGTTGACCGGTGAGCTGATGGCCCTCGCCCCGCAGTTGGACAAGGCGCCCGTGCAGGTCTGGACCAGACTCCACCAGTTGGCCGCGGCCGATCTGAGCGATGAGGACCAGTTGGGCCATCTTCGGACCAGTCGGGAGCCGGTGCCCGACGACATCCCGGGACTGCCGCCGGCGCCGGGCGCCGACGAGATGTGGGAGCGGTTGAGCGCTCTCGCCCAGAACCTGACCCGGCCGACCAAGGCGCCCGGTCTGGTCGTGGCCGCGATCGTGCACGCCGAGCTCGCCGTCCTGCGCCCGTTCCCGAGCGCCAACGGACTGGTTGCCCGGGCCGCCGAACGCTGCCTATTGGTTGCCCGAGGCATCGACCCGGTCGCGGTCACGGTGCCCGAGGGTGGTCACTATGTGTTGCAGGCGTCCTATGCGAGCGGGCTGACCGACTACGCAGTGCAAGGTTTGACCGGAGTTCGTGATTGGCTGCTGCGATCCTGCGAGGTCGTGACAAAAGGTGCCGAGCTCTCGCCGCTCGTGTCCTGACATGCGAACGGCGTTCTCGAGTGAGAACGCCGTCGCTGGCACAACCTCCTGGTTACCATGCGTGCACCGGTTTGCCGCCACAGGACTGGCCTGGGTCGCGCTGCCCGTTTGGGATGGGCTGGTCGCCGCGTGGGTGCCTGGTTGCCGTGCAATCTCTACCGGACCCGAAAGTCCTTTGTGCTTCCTTTGTACTCCTGAAACCCCTTTCTGGGAAGGGGATGCGGCGTCTTCATGCAGTTGAGAACAATGAAGCTATCTTCAGCTTTCAGGTACTCCGGGAGCGCCGCCGCGAGGCCAGCAACAGCGCCCCGGCGGCAACCGCCGCGACCACTCCGGCGGCCACGGCAGGTCGTCGTACGCCGGTGCGGGGCGGCTGTTGCGGTTCCGCGAAGTCCAGCACCGGCCAGCCGCGCTCGACCGCGATCCGGCGCAACGCCTTGTCGGGGTTGACCGCGAACGGGTGCCCGACGGCGGCCAGCAAGGGCTCGTCGGTGATCGAATCCGAGTAACCGTAGGAGGTTGCGAGGTCGTAACCCTCGGCAGCGGCCAGGGCCTCGATCGCGGTCACCTTGTTCGGACCGTACGCATATTCGGCGATCTCGCCGGTGTACTTGCCGTCGGCAACTACCATCCGGGTGGCGATCACCTTGTCGGCGCCGAGCATCGCGCCGATCGGCTCGACCACCTCGGCGCCGGACGACGACACGATCACCACGTCCCGGCCGGCCGCGTGGTGCTGCGCGATCAGCTCGACCGCCTCGGTGTGGATCATCGGCCGGACGATGTGGTCGAGGGTGTCGGCGACGATCGCCTTGACCGTCGCGACGTCCCAGCCGGTACACATCGCGGAGATGTACTCGCGCATCCGCTCCATCTGGTCGTGGTCCGCGCCGCCGAGCAGGTAGACGAACTGCGCGTACGCGCTACGCAGTACGGTCCGGCGGTTGATCAGCCCGCCGGCGTAGAATGGCCGGGAGAACGCGAGCGTGCTCGAGCGCGCCAGAATGGTCTTGTCCAGATCGAAGAAAGCGGCTGAACGAGCCGCCCCGGGGTGCGCCATGGGACCGAGCATAGGCAGCTCGGAGAAACGCCGAGGGACCCGGGCTTTTGCCTGGGCCGGTATCCAGTTAGACTGATCAACAGTGTGACAGTGACACTGGCTGGAAGCGCCCGTCCGGGTGCGCCCAGCGCTCGGGCAACAGGCATTCAGTTGAAATCGAACTGAGATGTGTGAAGCCTGGTCTTGGGGGGTACATACCCCCTGACAGTGGCAGACTGTCGCCTCCTGAACGGCCCCCGGCTCCTCCCCCCGAGCCCGTGGCCGAAGACGGCCCCCGGTCACCCCCCCGCCGGGGGCCGTCGCCTTTCTCCGTTCAGCCAAGTAAGCGTAAAGATTCTCGCTTTTCTGTGCGTGAGAGCGTTCCCACTTTATGCAGGGTCTTGACAATGTAATCGCCTGGTCACACTTTGTAGAGCATGAAACCGCCTGCACACCGCCCCCAGGCAGCGGTCGTCATCAGCCTGCTCGCCGTGCTCATGGCCTTCCTGGCCCCCGGTTCCGCCTCTGCGGCCACCAATCTCGTCACGAACGCCGGCTTCGAGTCCGGTTCGCTCTCCGGCTGGTCGTGTCCGGCCGGCGGCGTCACGACGTCCGCCCCGCACTCCGGCTCGTACGCCCTCCAGGCGACGCCGAGCGGGAGCGACATCGCCAAGTGCTCCCAGTCCGTAGCGGTCCAGCCCAATACGGCGTACACGCTGTCGGCGTGGGTCAAAGGATCGAATGTCTACCTCGGCGTGGACGGCGGCCCCAGTACGTGGACGACCAGCTCCGGTTGGAGCCAGCTGACCGTGCCGTTCACCACAGGCGCCTCGGCGACGTCCGTGACGATCTACGTCCATAGTTGGTACGCGCTCCCGGCGTACCAGGCCGACGACGTTGTACTGGATGGTCCTGGTGGTACTGCGGACACCACGCCGCCGTCGACGCCAGGTGGTCTGACAGTGGGCAGCCCGACCTCGAGCTCGCTCAAGCTGAACTGGTCAGCCGCGTCCGACGCGAACGGCATCGACCACTACGACGTGGTCCGCGGGACCGGGGCCGCGCAGAGCGTCGGCAACGTCACCAGCTGGACCGCGACCGGACTCACCGCGTCGACGACCTACTCGTTCAAGGTGCGCGCGTGTGACCCGAGCGGCAACTGCTCGCCGTACGGCGCGACCGTGTCGGGCACCACGTCGGACGGCGGCACCAACCCGCCGGTCGGCAACCTGCCCGCCCACGTGCTCACCGGGTACTGGCAGAACTTCAACAACGGCGCGACCGTGCAGAAGATCTCCGACGTACCTGCTGCCTACGACCTGATCGCGGTGGCCTTCGCGGACGCCGACGCGTCGCGGCCGGGTGGCATCACGTTCAACCTGGACAGTGCTGGGCTCGGTGGTTACACGGTCGCGCAGTTCAAGGCCGACATCGCGGCGAAGCAAGCGGCCGGCAAGAAGGTCATCCTGTCGGTCGGCGGTCAGAACGGCACCATCTCGGTCGCCGATCCCACAGCGGCTGCCAACTTCGCATCGAGTGCGTTGTCGGTACTGCGTGCCTACGGCTTCGACGGGATCGACATCGACCTGGAGAACGGCGTCAACGCGCAGTACATGGGTCAGGCACTGCGTAGCCTGCAGAGCCAGTTCGGCAGCGGACTGGTGATCACGATGGCGCCGCAGACGATCGACATGCAGAGCACGTCGTTCGAGTACTTCAAGCTGGCGCTGGCGATCAAGGACATCCTGACGATCGTCAACGTGCAGTACTACAACTCCGGCTCGATGAACGGCTGCGACGGACAGGTCTACTCACAGGGCTCCGTCGACTTCATCACCGCTCAGGCCTGCATCATGCTGCAGGGCGGGCTGCGTCCCGACCAGGTCGGTCTGGGCCTGCCTGCGTCGTCCCGAGCGGCCGGGAGCGGGTATGTCTCGCCGACTGTCGTGAACAACGCCCTGGACTGCCTGACCAAGGGCACCGGCTGCGGCAACTACCGGCCGAGTTCCCCGTGGCCAGCGCTGCGTGGAGCGATGACCTGGTCGACCAACTGGGACGCGTCGAACGGCAACCAGTTCGCGAACCAGGTCGGCAGCCACGTGCACTCGCTGCCCTGATCATGCACAGCTATCGACCGGCTCCGGTGCTGGAGGCGCTCGGTGTCTGCTCGGAGGACGAGCAGCTCTACCGGGCGCTTCTGGCCCGACCGGAGTCCACTGCCACTGACCTGACCACGTTCGTCGACTGGCCCGCCAACCGGGTCGGCCGGCACCTGCGGTCCTTACTGTCGCTCGGCCTGGCGTCCCGAACGCCAGGCCGTCCGGCCCGCTACCTGCCCGCAGTACCGGAGGCTGCGGTCGAGCTGCTCGCACTCCGGAAGCAGGCCGCGATCGTCGAGGCCCGGTTGGGTGCTTCGGTGCTCACTGCCGAGTTCCGGCAGCCGGATGCGTTCACGGTGATCCGGGGCACCGAGGCGATCGCGCAGCGGTTCTATCAGGCGCAGCAGTGTGCGCAGGACGAAGTACTCGTGCTGGATCGCACGCCGTACGCACGCCGGCTTGATGGAGTGCGGTACCGGATCATCTACGACATGGCGTCGTTGTCGGAGCCCGGCGACCTGGCAGCGGCGCGGTCGGCGGGGTGCTGCCGGATGCTTCGCGACGTCCCACTCAAGCTGGTCGTCGTCGACCGCCGGACAGCTCTCTTGCCAACCGCCGCCGATGTTGTTGTGGAGCTCGGTCCGTCGAGCCTCCTGGACGCTCTGCTCCGCCTCTTCGAGCTCTTGTGGAAGCAGGCGAGTCCGCTGACCCCATCGGTGTCAGAAGGCCCGCTGACGTCGGACGACCAGCAGCTCCTCTCGCTGGCCGCAGCAGGTCTGACGGACCAAGCCATAGCCCGTCGCCTCGGCGTCGCCCAGCGAACCGTAGAACGCCGAATGCAACGCATCCTGAAGGCCCTCGACGCCACGACGCGCTTCCAAGCCGGCCTTCGCGCCGGGCAGCGCGGTCTGCTCGTCTAGTCGGTGACGTCGGCGACCGTGGCGTTCAGAGCCTTGGCAAGTGCCTGTGCGTCCACGGTGATGCCGACGCCGTGGTCTCCGCCGCCGATGGAGATCGTGCCGGTGATCCGCTCGTCCGCGATCACCGGCCAGGCGTGCGTGCTGCCGAGCGGCGTGATCGTCCCGCGCACATACCCGGTGACGTCGAACGCGGTGTCCTTGTCGGGCATCGAGATCCGGTTCACGCCGAGCAGTGCGCGCAGCTTCGGCCACGCGATCTCGCGGTCGCCTGGCACCAGGACGAACCGGTAGTCGTCGTCCGACAGCCGTACGACGATCGTCTTGATCAACCGGGCCGGCTCGATGCCTCGCGCCGCCGCGGCCTCCTCCAACGAGTTCACCCGGCCGTGCCTGGTCACCTCGTAGGTGAGCCCCAACTGGTCAGCCGCATCCGTCGCCTTGGTCACCTGGCCAGTTTCGCATTCGTCTGCTTGAGCAGCACGGAAAGGACCAGTCCGACCGTGAACAGGGCCCCGGCCTCGAGCGCGACCCCGGTCCAGCCTCCGTGACTCCACGCCGTACCCGCCAGCCCGCCGAACACCGACGACCCCAGGTAGAAGGAGAAGAGGTACATGCTGGACGCCTGTGCTGTGCCTACTCCGCTTGCATGCGCTCGAGCCGGCACCCAGCCACTGGCCACCCCGTGCACCGCGAAGAAACCGGCCGTCATCACAGCCAGTCCCAGCACGATCAGCGGCAGCGGAGCGGCCAGCGTGATGGCTACCCCGGCCAGAGTGATCAGACACCCGACGGGCACGACTTTCCGTCGGCCGTAGCGGTCGGCGAGCGTTCCTGCCGTTGCCGAGCCCACTGACCCGAGCAGATAGACACAGAAGACCAGCCCCGCGGCCCCAGCGCTCAACTTGTAGGGCGAACCGGACAGGCGGAACACAGCTCCGTTGTAAACGGCCACGAACGCGCCGACAGCCGTCGCGGCGATCCCGTAGAGGGCGAGCAGCGCGGGGTCACGCAGTACCTTCACGCTCGGCCGCGCCGGGCTCGGGCGGAAGTTGCGTGACGCCGGAAGAAGCAGCCAGACGATCGCAGCGCACAGTACGCCGACCGCGGCGATCCCACCGGTCGCGAACCGCCAACCGCCGAGGTCGGACAGCCCTCCCGCGATGAGGCGGCCCGCCATGCCGCCAACCGCAGTACCCGCGATGTAGAGGCCGCTGGCCCGCGCGTGGCTGTCCTGATGCACCTCCTCGCGCAGATAGGCCATCGCAACCGCCGGCAGACCAGCCATCGCGATGCCCTGCAGACCCCGTAGCGCCAGCAGCGTGTGCCACGTCGGGGCGAAGGCGCTCAGAAGCGCGAAGACGGACGTCGCCGCGACCGACCAGCGCATCAGATTCGTCCGGCCGAGAACCTCGGACGCCGGACCGGCGACCAGCAGCGCGAGACCGAGCCCGAACGTGGCGAACGACACGCTGAACGCGCTCTGGCTGGGGGAGACGTGGAACGCGTCGACGAGCTGGGGCAGCAACGGCTGCGTGCTGTAGAGGAGAGCGAACGTCGCCAGTCCGGCCGCGAACAGCGCGATGGAGAGCTTGCGGTACTCCGGGTCTCCGGGCAGGTACCCGGTCTGGCGAGCGACGGACTGGTGCATGTCTTCGACGGTCGCACGCTTGGTGCGATACGTAAAATGTCGATCTCAGCAGAAATCGATACGCTTTCAGTATGCATGTCGAAGATCTGCGGTGGTTCGCCGCACTCGCGGAGACCGAGCACCTGACCGAGGCAGCCGCTGCCCTGGGGACGAGCCAGCCGAATCTGTCCCGGTCGCTGCAGCGGGTGGAGCGGGCGTTCGGAGTGGCGTTGTTCGAGCGGGAACGCCGCGGCGTGCGGCTGAATCCGTACGGCCGGCTCGTGCTGGAGGCCGCGCGGGCCGGGACGGCGGCGGTCGACACCGCCAAGCGCCGGATCGACGCGCTCGTCGACCCGGAGTCCGGCACTGTGCGGCTGGCGTTCCTGCACTCCGTCGCGACCAGCCTGATGCCTGACCTGCTGAAGGCGTTCCGCGCGGATGCGCCGAACATTGACTTCGCGCTGCGGCAGGAGCCGGCGCATGACATCGTCCAAGATCTCGAGACCGGCGAGGCCGAGATTGCGATCATCGCGCCACGGCCGGACCCCGCCCGCTTCGGCTGGCATCTCCTGGAGCGGCAGCGGCTGTGTCTGCACGTGCCGCCCGGGCACGCTCTGGCTTCGCGCCATCGGGTGGAGTTGGAGGAGGTCCGGGACGAGCCGTTCGTCGCGCTGCAGCCCGGTTTCGGCTTCCAGCGGGTGACGGACCGGCTGTGCCAAGCTGCGGGCTTCACTCCGCGGTTTGCGTTCCAAGCGACGGACCTTGCGACGATCGACAGTCTGGTCGGCGCCGGCCTCGGTGTGGCGATCCTCCCGGCCGGTGCGGTCCGCGGGAACGACAGCGGTGCGGTGTCCATCCCGCTGTCCGGCGTACAGGCCCGTCGGGAGATCGGGATGTCCTGGCGACTGAGTACGCCGTTGACGCCCGCGGCGGAGCGTTTCCGGACGTTCGTCCGATCCCGGCCGGTCACGTCCAGCTGACTGTGATGACAACGACTTCCGTAGCGTTCGTCCAATTTTCCAGGTGTCGACTTGCAGTGAGAGGCCTTTCCACCGCACTCTTTCCTGCGTGAGGAAGCGCCTGGGTTCGTTCCGGCCGAGTCGCCGGCTGTTGTTCGCAGCTGGGACGGCGGCGGCTGCGTCGACGGTTGCGGCAGCGTCCGCGGCCGAGGCGGTCCCGGTCTCCCCGCAGTCGGGGACCGACGGCACGACCGGCCTGGCCTATCTGGGCAACTACGGCTCAGGTGTGCTCGGCGCGTGGGAGCGCCAGGCACGTGCGATCTCCAACGAGGCGCAGATCCGCCGGACGCGGGAGAACGACGGCGTCTTCATGTTCGGCGACAGCATCGGCGTCCAGGACGGACCGGCGCTGGCCCGCCAACTGGCCCAGCTCGGCATCATGACGGCCGTGCACAACTGGGCCGGCCGTCCGGTGACCCCCGCGGTCGACGCGCTGGACACCTGGGCCCAGGACTACGGGCTGCCACACCGGATCCTGATGTCGGTCGGGTCCAACGACATCTTCACGCCGCCCGCGGTGGCCGCGCAGGTCGACCGGACCATGCAGATCGCCGGCCCGGAGCGGACCGTCTACTGGGTCAATGTCCAGGCCGCACGTACTGCGTTCATCCCGGAGATCAAGGTCGCCGACCAGCGCAACAGCGCCTGGATCAACCTGCAGCTCGCCGAGGCCGCACGCCGCTACGACAACCTGCGGATCATTCACTGGGCCGAGCACCTGGCCTCCAGCCCGAACCGGCTGGCCCGCTACCTCCGCGACGGCCTGCACCCGTCGATCCCGCTCGGGCGCAACGCCCGCAACGGCCTGATCATCGAAGCGATCAAGGCCGGCTGAGCGCGGCTTCCTGCCGCGCCCAGCCGGGACCTGTCCTAGAAACCTGCGGTGATGCGGGTGAAGTCCCAGTCGCCCTGCGCGATGCCGCTGCAGTTCGAGACCACCCCGCCGCCGGCGCAACCGCGGTCGCGGTTGACCGACCAGAACGCCAGCCGGCCGAGCCCGTTGCTCTTCGCCCAGTTGGTGATGTTCTGCCAGGTCGCGGTCGAGGTCATCTCCTGCTGGTCGGACAGACCGTTCATACCGGAGATGCCCTGGTGTGCGTACGCCTCCGCCGTGGACCAGCCGAAGGTCGACTTCAGCTTGTTGTTGAGGCCCTGGGACGCGGCGACCGTGTCGTTGTAGATGTTCGAGCTGCCGAAGTCGAACGGCATCAGCGTGAAGATGTCGATGTTCGCGCCGAGCGCCTTCGACTGGTCGATCAGCCGGTTGCCGTAGTACGTCGGACCGGTCGTCGACGTACCGAACGTGACGATGGTCTGGATCCCGGGATTGTTCTGCTTGACGATCTTCAGCGCGGTCAGGATCCGGTCCTGCACGGCCTCGTTCTCGAACTCGTCGGAGTTCTCGATGTCGATGTCGATCGCCTTCAGGTTGTAGGCGCTGATGACCTGCTGGTACGCGCCGGCCAATGCCTCCGGGGTGCTGCAGTTCGGGCCGAGCTTGTTGCCGCTCCAGCCGCCGAACGACGGTACGACGTCACCGCCGCCGGCCCGGATGGCAGCGATCGCGCTGGCATCCGCACCGCCTTGGAGCGGCCTCGTGCTGTCCCAGGCCGGGCTGCAGCCGCCGCCCGAGAGGACGAACGCCATGGTGAACCACTTGATCCCGGTTGCGTTCATCACGGTCGACGGGCTCGGCGGGTCGCCCCATCCCATGTACAGGTACGGCGCGGCCTGCTTGGAGCCGGTGTTGCCGCCACCGGTGCCCGTGGTGACCGAGACGGTGTTGCTCTTCGGTCCCTCACCCGCGCTGTTGGATGCGCTCACCTGGTACGAGTACGACGTGTTCGCGCTGAGGCCGGAGTCCGTGTAGGACGTGCCGCTGGGCGAGCCGACCTTCGTGCCGTTGCGGTAGACGTTGTAGCTGGAGGCGCCTGAGGCAGCGGACCAGGACAGGTTGACCGACGTGCCTGACGCAGTACCGGACAGGCCTGTGGGTGCACCGGGGACAGTGCCGCCACCGCCGCCCGAGCACGAGCCGCCGTTCAACCGGCATGCGGCGAGACCGCCGAAATTGCCGGGGCTGCCGTTGAAGCCGAAGCTGACACTGGCCCCGGGCGCGAGCGGGCCGGCCCAGTTCGGCGGTGTGAACGTGTGCGTCTGTCCGCTGCTGGTGTGATTGGCGTCCCAGGTGCTCGTGACGGTGTAGCCGGACGGGAAGTCCAGCGCGACCGACCAGGTGCTGAGGGAACTGGTGGTGCCGTTGGTGACAGTCACCTTGCCCTCGAAGCCGCTGCCCCAGTCGGACACCTTGGTGAAGGTGGCAGAGACTCCTGCCGCGCTGGCCGCCTGTGCGGTCAGCAGAGCGATGACCACGGCCGAGATGGCCG carries:
- a CDS encoding CDP-glycerol glycerophosphotransferase family protein, translating into MALGTVPRFSIVVPCHASRAWLRPCLDSVLSQSFTDFEVIGVDDAAPDGSGRILDEYAAADPRVRALHLDENVGLGLTRNAGLKECRGEYVLFLDADDSWLPGSLEAIAARIDDTRQPDIVMFDYERIFWDGRVVGSQRHDAFAREGAGVFTAAERPIFLTFLEVVWNKAYRREFLTRHGFAFTSGFYEDAPWTYSTMLTAERIATLDRTVVHYRQHRTGGNIHATSGRRQWDIFDQYDRVHAFIQSDPELAGWRRFAFDRSLDHIVAVLAKPERIDTDDRAEFFHAAHAFAKRWKPEGYTADRTARGFKRWLLIHDDYATYSTLKLSSRMLHGQSPRKTVRKMMRRGKLDPNLAAYTAYWFKQYACNPRAIYEKAAELAPHIRGVWVVDNDHLSAIPEGVEYVVADSPAYEKLLSKATYFVSNMNWPKELEKREGQIHLQTQHGTPLKTMGTDLRNFPQAGKGLDLEELMREVDRWDYNLSSNRYSSEIWERTYPSYFEELEYGYPRNDRLLTATLDEVRAIRSSLGYDDSHLVILYAPTFRDGVDSVRMPTGVMDLGGTGIRLDLDQLANAAGDHGRVLVRTHYSLSKAPESQSGKVLDVSRHPRVEDLMLAADVLISDYSSITFDYANLDRPILLHVEDQDFYNGRRGTYFDVTDFPPGVVARSSEELFAALRNGTFASPEAAKHRHLYREKFCEFDDGQAAERVVRRVFLGETDVPAIVPLADRSPAPSAYFMHNG
- a CDS encoding cell filamentation protein Fic; translated protein: MSSDVFEPLAGLEGVGSAARAARDAVDVLLRDRGLRRVGSDMTAEALLRGAHASAALAGSTSTPEEVRRGAADGLASGAVRLTGELMALAPQLDKAPVQVWTRLHQLAAADLSDEDQLGHLRTSREPVPDDIPGLPPAPGADEMWERLSALAQNLTRPTKAPGLVVAAIVHAELAVLRPFPSANGLVARAAERCLLVARGIDPVAVTVPEGGHYVLQASYASGLTDYAVQGLTGVRDWLLRSCEVVTKGAELSPLVS
- a CDS encoding HAD family hydrolase, translated to MLGPMAHPGAARSAAFFDLDKTILARSSTLAFSRPFYAGGLINRRTVLRSAYAQFVYLLGGADHDQMERMREYISAMCTGWDVATVKAIVADTLDHIVRPMIHTEAVELIAQHHAAGRDVVIVSSSGAEVVEPIGAMLGADKVIATRMVVADGKYTGEIAEYAYGPNKVTAIEALAAAEGYDLATSYGYSDSITDEPLLAAVGHPFAVNPDKALRRIAVERGWPVLDFAEPQQPPRTGVRRPAVAAGVVAAVAAGALLLASRRRSRST
- a CDS encoding chitinase, which translates into the protein MKPPAHRPQAAVVISLLAVLMAFLAPGSASAATNLVTNAGFESGSLSGWSCPAGGVTTSAPHSGSYALQATPSGSDIAKCSQSVAVQPNTAYTLSAWVKGSNVYLGVDGGPSTWTTSSGWSQLTVPFTTGASATSVTIYVHSWYALPAYQADDVVLDGPGGTADTTPPSTPGGLTVGSPTSSSLKLNWSAASDANGIDHYDVVRGTGAAQSVGNVTSWTATGLTASTTYSFKVRACDPSGNCSPYGATVSGTTSDGGTNPPVGNLPAHVLTGYWQNFNNGATVQKISDVPAAYDLIAVAFADADASRPGGITFNLDSAGLGGYTVAQFKADIAAKQAAGKKVILSVGGQNGTISVADPTAAANFASSALSVLRAYGFDGIDIDLENGVNAQYMGQALRSLQSQFGSGLVITMAPQTIDMQSTSFEYFKLALAIKDILTIVNVQYYNSGSMNGCDGQVYSQGSVDFITAQACIMLQGGLRPDQVGLGLPASSRAAGSGYVSPTVVNNALDCLTKGTGCGNYRPSSPWPALRGAMTWSTNWDASNGNQFANQVGSHVHSLP
- a CDS encoding helix-turn-helix domain-containing protein translates to MHSYRPAPVLEALGVCSEDEQLYRALLARPESTATDLTTFVDWPANRVGRHLRSLLSLGLASRTPGRPARYLPAVPEAAVELLALRKQAAIVEARLGASVLTAEFRQPDAFTVIRGTEAIAQRFYQAQQCAQDEVLVLDRTPYARRLDGVRYRIIYDMASLSEPGDLAAARSAGCCRMLRDVPLKLVVVDRRTALLPTAADVVVELGPSSLLDALLRLFELLWKQASPLTPSVSEGPLTSDDQQLLSLAAAGLTDQAIARRLGVAQRTVERRMQRILKALDATTRFQAGLRAGQRGLLV
- a CDS encoding aminoacyl-tRNA deacylase, with the translated sequence MTKATDAADQLGLTYEVTRHGRVNSLEEAAAARGIEPARLIKTIVVRLSDDDYRFVLVPGDREIAWPKLRALLGVNRISMPDKDTAFDVTGYVRGTITPLGSTHAWPVIADERITGTISIGGGDHGVGITVDAQALAKALNATVADVTD
- a CDS encoding MFS transporter: MHQSVARQTGYLPGDPEYRKLSIALFAAGLATFALLYSTQPLLPQLVDAFHVSPSQSAFSVSFATFGLGLALLVAGPASEVLGRTNLMRWSVAATSVFALLSAFAPTWHTLLALRGLQGIAMAGLPAVAMAYLREEVHQDSHARASGLYIAGTAVGGMAGRLIAGGLSDLGGWRFATGGIAAVGVLCAAIVWLLLPASRNFRPSPARPSVKVLRDPALLALYGIAATAVGAFVAVYNGAVFRLSGSPYKLSAGAAGLVFCVYLLGSVGSATAGTLADRYGRRKVVPVGCLITLAGVAITLAAPLPLIVLGLAVMTAGFFAVHGVASGWVPARAHASGVGTAQASSMYLFSFYLGSSVFGGLAGTAWSHGGWTGVALEAGALFTVGLVLSVLLKQTNAKLAR